The following nucleotide sequence is from Saccharomycodes ludwigii strain NBRC 1722 chromosome VII, whole genome shotgun sequence.
aaaaaataaaattttgtaGCAATTTTAAACGCGGTTTCAAaaccaacaataaaaaaaaaaaaaaaacaaaacaaaacaaaaaaaaatatgcctttttttgttattattaaagataAGAAAAACCATTCACCAAATATTTCCCTTTCTGGTATCCAAAAACATGATCTGTGTGCCTCgataaacataaaaataattactaacaatgataattaacttaaaaatacaaaagattaattaattagacatctaacaaataaatatattattctttACTATTAAAATATGCTATGTTCAGATAATAAAGTACAAATAAGCTGgggagaaaaaagaaaatgaaaagaaaaaaaaaatctaatcaaaaaaatcatcatcgctatcttcattttcttgattgttctttttattagagGTATTAGCAGCATTACTTGTAAAAAGTAAGTCTTCGTCTTCATCACCATCCTCTTCTCTcctgttaaaaataattttagctgtttgtttttttgtggTGTTTTCATTTCTAGTAATTCCATCCAATATTTGAACTAAATCTTGTTCACTAACTTTGTTTCTTAATGCACCTCTTTGAATTAACATTGTCAAGTATTGTTCAACTTGTTTGGCTCTTTCCGGTCTTACCATAGATATCCTGGACAATCTTTCCAAGGCTTTTGGCTCTAAAAATTGTGCTATATGTTCACCAACACtgtttgaaataaaataaaataaaataaaaaaattgttagtAAAAGTTTAGTgaatttcttttaaaattaatgagAGTAATTGCTGAGTCTCctttagaaataaaaaaatacatacGGTTTGAAACTAGAACTCTCACTTGAGTTTCCGCCTCCCTCATTATTCTTTAACTGTTGTAATCTTGCTTGGCGGATTGCTTCCAAATCTGAATCCATTTTCCCCTCTATTCTATTTAAAACGTAAAATTTTGATCTTAAAACACAAAGGCAATGTATAAGTAATGAgtttatatacttttaaaaaaaaataatatatatatgatagtggcaataataataataggttaaaaaaaataagttggGACGAATGTGATAGAagaatcttttaaaaaagggctaagaacaaaataatgtttttgcttcttctatttttgttgattgatttgtttttttcctttcttttcttagataaaagaattaaacgAGCAAATTATCGAGTAATTACAAAAATCTGAGCAAATTCTGTTATtattccaaatttttataattatatctattatttttatgatgTTTATTTGGAAATTGATGGAAGAaaaactacaaaaaaaaaaaaaaaaaaaaaaaaaaaacctttttcttgtataaaattattcttccgaataataaattgtcCTAAGCATTTCGGTCTCTCTTTCCAAGACGGATCCGattcaatctttttttttttttaatttattgtGCTATGAATGATTTAGTTATAATCTCGCAGttaaaaaagtgaaaaaaaaaaaagaaaaaatatattgtaaATAAGAGTAAAAACAATGAAGAAAGGTGGCAGTTATTCTGCTATTACTGTCGCTATAACAAAAGTAATTCTATGGGTTCGTTCATATCATCACAATTACCACTACTAACTTGCAACTCTTGCTcctcttcatcttcatttgGCTTCAATCCTATTAAATCACTCAAGAAAAGATATGGTTCAACTGACtttgtaaaataataacggACATACCAAGGATCTGGATCTACTAACAAATCATTGCTCCCGTTAAGAGATTGTGAGGCGGCATTTTTGTCATTAAACTGCATGTTCATTTTACCATAGTACAATTCTCTTCCATAACCTTGGTCAACTACGGCTGTTACTATTTTTCGTGAgcattttctaaaaatacaattaaataaaaccaaaaatattCTGAATATcggataaaaaataattaatgtATACACAAGTATTCCTGACTGTGGATAATGCTTCATTCCTATAACATCATTAGAATAACGACTCATACTATTTCCAAAAACAAAGCCAAAGCTAGAAAGAATAGACtggtattttttatctacCAAATAGGAAATcccaaaaaatattactaacCAAATTTCACATAGGAGAAACAGAAAAAGGgcaaaaaaagtattttgaTTGTATTTTCTTGCCCATAAATTTGATAGTACCAAAGCATAAATTTGATCGTTTTTCTTCGTACCATCTACATCACAACAATTTTCAAGCATATCAGCATTCAAATATagctttttgtttttaaatggtAGTCCACGTAATTTGAATTGAACTATATTCTTTCCGGAAAACTCAGCTATACAAATATCAccaatgttatttttaaagccgtatttgttattattattacacaATTCCATTAGATCTTGatacaaattaaaatctATTTCTTCTAACTTTTTAGCGCTTCTTATGGGAATTAACGAAATAATAGAGAAAATTATAAGTAGCAGCAAacctattaataataaagcaaCCGATGCATATATCGAAAGGTACTTAATTTGAATTTGTTTAGTTTCAAAATCAGTAATCctgttaaatatatttatgatACCATATACCGACATTACCACagatataataatcttGTTTAGTTTATTGCCTTTATCCTCTTCCGAAGCGGTATCATCCGTGTTTATATGGTGATCACCATAATTATGATTCAAAATCCTCTTTGGTATCCAAGCCGaaaatagtattaatagGGCACAAAAAGTAAATgataaagaaacaaaaattacattatttgaaatatttataaagtCAGCTTCATCcgtatatttattgtgGCTGTCAGCAAGCTGCTTCTTTGATGGTCTCAAAACTATATCCAAATAAGAACGTAATTTTGAAGCTCTAACCCATAACCATGGCAAGAAATTGGGTATCATGAAAATCAGTGTAATCAATATTAGAAAACATAATTGCTCATAAAGTTGTAAAAGCAGCTgaaatctattttttttgatactCTCTGGtttgttaatatatttgttcAGTCTGGGAGGAAGTCTAATGTTGTCAACAGTATTACGATTTATTCTTTTGTATTGTCTATTAGTGACATAGATGTTGCAATAAGTAGGTAATGCTAATGAAAAATAGGCAATAAATTTCCAAATCATCTATAGTAGGATCTATAAGTTTTATCCTTTGCAGTaatgctttttttaaagactTTGGCCTTTATTTATTCGTGATTATATGGTTAAATTACTTTATGCTGCAAAAATATCTtattctttgttttttttaagctGGTAACTATAAAGTAGCCCTTTCAAAGACCGCATTGTACAATAAAGGGAAATCAGACATTTAcacaataaacaaaaaagtgaaaaaaaaaatataaaaacattgtCATAAACAAAAGCAAGTGCTATATCTGATAATGCCAAACCCaatctttttcaaaagtcTTGTTATGAAGTAGAATTGTGTGTGTCACGTTTTATACGAGATGCAAGTACTTTCGAGAATACAGAGAGTACTAAACATACGGGGACCGCCGCAAGAAGGAAAATATGCCCAGCGGACAACGAAGAAAcattagaaaaagttaatacaaacataaggaaaaaggtgaaaataaatcatatataaagagatgatttatttagaaaGTTGATTATGAAATAGATGAGTtatatagttttattagttaaaaatatataaaagatcaAGCAACAAACTATTACATCTGCCTTGATATAAATAGCAAAGTATCAAATCTGTTTACTAACCCTGCCCCTCTCAGTATATCCTCTCTGCGACATAACAGACATCAAAAGGCATCGGTGGTTTAGTGGTAAAATCCAACGTTGCCATCGTTGGGCCCCGGGTTCGATTCCCGGCCGATGCATACCATTATACGATGTACATTCTTATATCATATTAGGaaattacattttttttcgtttaacggcatataaaaatatttttttttttttttctttttttttttcctttttgtttcttttttttttttttcaacaaaaaagataCCGTTATAGTTAAACGATGGCAGTGATTAAATAACATCAATAGATCCATCTTGTGCTATTAACTTTAAGTACAATAAGCACTTGTAAATCCTAAATCAAAAtcgtatatatattattaggtttatctaaatataatatttaatagcAAAGttatatttccaaaaaaaaaaaaaaaaaaaaaacgaaaaaaaaaaacaaaacgtataataaaaaaggggTGTATTTACACTTTATAAACACATACCCACGTACAAACAAACATATACACATAATTGAGCTTTATTATGCATGACAAAGAAACTCgtttaaataaaagtcCATCTGGTGATACTATGAATAACCATAATAATTCTACTTTTAAAACCGGTAATACTGCTGTGCCAAAAGATAAgaataatgatgaaaatacTTCTGCTATTACAAGCGTTTCGTATTGGACCAGAAAATTCCAGATGTCAACTTTTCTAAATGATTTACAGAATGGTATTAGTTTTAGCAATGCCATAACTAGACTACAAACTATGGGTGCATTAATGGAACAAATTATTcaagaaaatattgatttatATGAAGAGgatgaagaggaaaaagaaatggaaGGGGACATCAAAGTAGATACCACTAATAAAATTCCTACAAATATTAGCCacgaagaagaagaaaaaggaaaagaaataaaagaaaatgatacTGTTTCTGAAAAAGACGTATATAAAGAAACAGCAGAATACCAACatattaatagtaaaaaaattcaacagGAAGAAGTTACAGATGAAAGGAGCAACAGTAAGATACCAGCCAAAATGTTACTAAATGAAGTTATTATACCAAGAGACaaagaattatttattgattcTCCATTGTATAAAGAAATGGTAACCATTagtgaagaagaaaaattaaaccatGAAGTTTTAAggcaaaaaatattcaaaattaagGATTTAGAAGGTTTGAACCAACAGACCAAGGCATTTATGATTCAAAAGTTAATGATGGGAAGATACACTGTAAATAAAACTGGAAGAGAGGGTGATATAGATATTCTCTATGACGATACAAACGTTGTAGGTGATACTTCAGATGATGATAAGGAATGTTCTAGCAATGATAACACTTTTCCATCGCCACCACCGCCGATATTAACTGATAAGGATACTGAGCCACCATTATATTCTGATCCGTTTGGATGTCAACATTACATGAGGAACTGTAAACTATGTTGCAATCAATGTAAGGGATGGTACATGTGTAGGTTTTGTCATGATGAACAAGTTCAATCGCATAATATGATTAGATCGAAAACCAAGTGGATTATGTGTTTGTTTTGTCATAATGTTCAGCACCCAGATTCTGCAAACTGTAATAAATGTGGTCAAAGTTTTGCAGTGTATTTTTGTGACAAGTGCAAGTTATATGATAATGACGAAGACAAAGATATTTATCATTGTGATAAATGCAAGATTTGTAGATTGGGTTTAGGATTGGGCTTGGACTATTTCCATTGTGATACTTGCAAAGCATGCATGCCAATAGAATTAcaagatgatgaagataagGATCTAGATAGTGATATAGAAATGGATAAAACCAACACAGATACAGAATACAACAGCaatcaacaaaaacagACGCAGGACGAGTTAGAAACAAACCTAGTGTCTGAgcacaaattaaaaaaaatcgaagagttaaagaagaaaaaacaaaaacttaAAATCAAGCAGCATAAATGCATTGACGGCAATACCAAATCTAACTGTCCAATTTGTGGAGAGTACATGTTTACTTCAACAAGGCCGGTAATGTATATGCAACCCTGTTCGCACTCAATCCACAAACATTGTTTTGATGAATATACGAAACATTCGTATAAATGTCCTGTGTGTCAAGTGAGTGTTATCGATATGGAATTGCAGTTCAAAATCTTAGATAAAGAAATC
It contains:
- the SDD2 gene encoding Sdd2p (similar to Saccharomyces cerevisiae YMR074C | SDD2 | Suppressor of Degenerative Death) → MDSDLEAIRQARLQQLKNNEGGGNSSESSSFKPVGEHIAQFLEPKALERLSRISMVRPERAKQVEQYLTMLIQRGALRNKVSEQDLVQILDGITRNENTTKKQTAKIIFNRREEDGDEDEDLLFTSNAANTSNKKNNQENEDSDDDFFD
- a CDS encoding RING finger and CHY zinc finger domain-containing protein (similar to Saccharomyces cerevisiae YHL010C | ETP1 | Ethanol Tolerance Protein) — its product is MHDKETRLNKSPSGDTMNNHNNSTFKTGNTAVPKDKNNDENTSAITSVSYWTRKFQMSTFLNDLQNGISFSNAITRLQTMGALMEQIIQENIDLYEEDEEEKEMEGDIKVDTTNKIPTNISHEEEEKGKEIKENDTVSEKDVYKETAEYQHINSKKIQQEEVTDERSNSKIPAKMLLNEVIIPRDKELFIDSPLYKEMVTISEEEKLNHEVLRQKIFKIKDLEGLNQQTKAFMIQKLMMGRYTVNKTGREGDIDILYDDTNVVGDTSDDDKECSSNDNTFPSPPPPILTDKDTEPPLYSDPFGCQHYMRNCKLCCNQCKGWYMCRFCHDEQVQSHNMIRSKTKWIMCLFCHNVQHPDSANCNKCGQSFAVYFCDKCKLYDNDEDKDIYHCDKCKICRLGLGLGLDYFHCDTCKACMPIELQDDEDKDLDSDIEMDKTNTDTEYNSNQQKQTQDELETNLVSEHKLKKIEELKKKKQKLKIKQHKCIDGNTKSNCPICGEYMFTSTRPVMYMQPCSHSIHKHCFDEYTKHSYKCPVCQVSVIDMELQFKILDKEIEEQPLPKPYCYWRCVYKCNDCNARGTCNYHILGLKCGNCFSYNTVQLQLIKPNTATSNSAAAEERSGSNSSLGINNGTNTHNSNQTIILDENIARRNEFLLRQHFQKGNNSGSMFNFGGSNNNNNNSDSSMPVSNQPYDTNSISNNTKLDNYMNNYFRYDDDDDDDDNDELSLSDFAQNFKNFLTQQNYSQRFKDFVSSNTLTFTSYNYNNEAHKEKNESKDDTDTNTTSSLLSDLSTAFKLFLNQQNPVESEYEEESKD